ccttgagcaagacactgaacccgaagttgctcccgatggatATTAATAATTATCAATATCGACTGAAATGAAACATCTATATTGTGTACACTTTTTAGCTGTATTGCTCAGCCCTCATTTACGTAATTTCCATATTGAATATAGTATGGCGTACATGTTCCCCTTATAAAGGGCTAAAGGAACTTTTATAATTATGAGAGGCTGTGTTCTGTTAACCTGTTAGGAAAACCATCATGAAACCACTGACACAAAGGTTGTCATGACGTTCTCCTCCGATTATCAATGGGAATGGAGCGTGAGGAAGGGCTGTTGCTTTGGCCTCTTCATACTGTGCATGCTATTTGTTACTTTCAATTGGTAAAGTCCTTAAGTAAAATTGAATATCAATACAGAATGACAGAAGACAGCTTCCTGATTCGTGAGCGTCTTTCCCTCTCGTCTCCTTCCAGGTCACAAGACAAAGATGGCATCAAGCAGTACGAGCAGCGAGGAGGAGCGGAGCCTCCGAGAGTGTGAGCAGTATGTCCAGAAGCACAATATCCAGCAACTGCTCAAGGACTGCATCATACAGCTGTGCACGGCCCGGCCTGACCGGCCGATGGCCTTCCTCAGGGACTACTTCAAAAGACTGGAAAAGGTGGGTGCTGACACTTGTGACAGAAAGCTCTCTCTGATACAGTATCTGTGCTGTGAGCAtcccttttacattacacaggCTCATTTGGTttactgttaatataaaatacaacaaaatgtattgaTGCTGGTTTAAGGATCCATCATGAAATTCAGTTTGTGAGAATTCATGCTTTCTGCACATGCTGTCTATTATTCTTTGAGTGTCTCAGGTGTGGTTTGTGTACATCTCGCCCAGCAGGAGGAGGCCCTGCAGATGGCTTCGCAGCAGAAGTCTAGCTCTCGGTCAGACTCCCGCGAGGACGAAGTTTCTCCACCTATGAACCCTGTTGTGAGGGGTCGGAGCCGGAGAGGAGCCATCAGTGCCGAGGTGTACACAGAGGAAGATGCTGCCTCCTATGTCAGAAAGGTCAGTGGTGAtaactttaatgttttcattcattctcatgGTCCCTTCTTGATTATTGTAACTTCCTCTTCAGTTGCCTCAGCAAAACATGCCTGGATCATCTGCACGTGGTCCAGAATGTTGCTGCTAAGCTAGTCTGTAGGCTGTAGGTCTGGGGACTATTTCAGTTGCCATTGACGTCAAATTCAGAATTCAAATGAACGTCCTTGTGATGACACAGAGAGCACTGCGTGGTCCGACACCCGCTAACGTTAGAGATCTActagagtacggtctagacctgctctgtgtgtgaggtcatgagataacttttgttgtgatttggcgctatatatatataaaatcgaattgaaaatgaaattgctGCAGCCCTACCAGCAGGTCTCTAAGGTCCTCTGACCAGGGTCTGCTGGTTGTTCCTCGATCTAGGCTTGAAACTAAAGGGGACTGTGCTTTTGAGGTTGTAGCTTCCAAACAGTGGAACTGTCTCCCTTTATTAAGATCTGTGGTCACTGTGGaccatttctttttctatttagTGTCTGTACGTATGTTGGttgccatttttcttttgtgaagcTCTTTGTGACGTCTCTGCTCTTGAAAGTTGCCATTTCTTACTTACAAACGCGACTCCAAATGAGTCCTAATGTTTCTAatggctgctggatgtgtaaataggacactgtttgctaacatgttcagcATAACTTCTTATAAGGTGTTTCAGAAGTTGAGTTTTCAGCttgttccgctgcccccaagtggccaaacattaaattactgcagctttaatcatatccattaacattaatatacaccttttaagaaaaacagaatattaaaTGTGAGCACAGCAGTGACATAATGGTCAGTTATTGTGTAATAGCAAAAGAGGGCCATTAGAGGACACAGACCACCCATTTGACTTGTTTGATCATTGCAATATTGATTTTGATTGATGAAGTATATCAGCCTTAATATGCACTGAAACGTACCAGAAGAATCTAAACAAGATTTTTTACCCTAGGTCATCCCAAAAGACTACAAGAGCATGGCTGCCCTGGCCAAAGCCATGGAGAAGAACGTGCTGTTTGCCCACTTGGATGACAATGAGAGGAGGTAATGAGCCTCAATCAGTTTGGTAGGTTAACAACCCTTTTCAAAGCATCTACAGCTAATCAGCTTCTTTTCTGCCCCTCCAGTGACATTTTTGATGCAATGTTTTCTGTCAACTACATTGCTGGAGAAACAGTCATCCAACAAGGTGAGCTTTAACACTATTTTTAAATGgagattgttgtgtttttctttggttcATTCGTTCATGGGACTTTTCATTGCTCCTGTTCCAGGTGATGAGGGAGACAACTTCTACGTTATTGACCAGGGAGAGATGGATGTAAGATCTCTTTCTTATGGTTTTGTGCAGTTTTGAACTCTAGAAAGACATCTGCCAATGTTTATTAAGAATTTTAACAAGACTAAAACCACTGAAACTAACGAAGAATATATTCTACTAAGACTAGAGGAATGAgtacacttccggttccctcgtctggaagtcgatgggtttttctgaatgggtttttggttagatgcctgaaataaggtctgtggttaacacaagcttaagagatatCCATGTTctgttctacgacataaaatacgtcagtagatacccccactcttgaattttgaagcttttacgtgtcttaaaaaaggcgtttgctaacaagcggctaaatgagactacagaggttgtcgcggacgtTAAACGTcacgccgaacacggaaagtcatctactcactagtccgcctttacagcctcgttgtgtttatattgtgtatctatctgtctatatatctatatctatctatattctcctaaaagtgaagcttagtgggGGGGACGTTAAAGTCATGCGACcatggtgtagttcctttatagccttataacgttagctttttacttctggcgattccatttacgcttcaaaacccataaaagtggtgttcattagtgaagattatcttgctgaacaaaatgtgtaagCATCATAAactgttttgccacagagcttattttctgcaataatccaaaatcccatggaacaatcccattggcttttagtcgagggatGCTAAAAAATACTGCAACACTTTActcacagcctgatatattgCTCTGTGGAGTTGTGTTTCAGCTTTTTTATTGCTGCCCTCAAGTCGCAGTAAAGTATATTAATGCAGCAATACAGAACTtacactgtgtttgtgctccatTGTTACACAGACATGCGATGTAATGGAAGTTTAACCATATACTTTCAGGTTTCATCTTTTTGGGCATAAGCCTGTTTGTTCTATGATATATAAAATTAGTTAATTGATGTAgaataattcaatcaaaataCCTTAACATGGTTTTGGTCATATATGATTGGTTGCATAAGTCGTATGTGATCTTTCAGTGTTGTACAAGGTTGGGGACACATGACACACCCTTGCTGATGCAGTATAGACCGGTATGAGACTTTGCTCTCCACCCAGAGTAGCATCAGTTCGCCATATTGTTGCTATAATGGGtggatgtaaaatgtgtgtCCCCGCCATGTTATCAGAGACCCGGCCAATGACAGGATCTGCTCTCTTGTTTCCTTCTAGGTGTATGTGAACAATGAATGGGTGACCAACATCGGTGAGGGAGGCAGTTTTGGGGAGCTGGCTTTGATCTATGGGACCCCTCGTGCAGCTTCTGTCCGGGCCAAGTCCAATGTCAAGCTGTGGGGCATCGACAGAGACAGCTACAGGAGAATATTGATGGTATGCTGTGCAGTCCTGGAAAATGTCAAAACGTTCTGGGAAATAATGAGTTGAACTTTTACAattattattcttatattttttttctttttagggtAGCACTTTGAGAAAGCGCAAGATGTACGAAGAGTTCCTCAGCAAGGTGTCCATTTTAGGTGAGAACATCGGTCGTTCTCCGTCATCTTGTTATTAAACAAAAGCTGTTCTTTTAACCTGTTTTTGTTGACCTGTGTTGCTCCTGAACAGAGTCTCTGGATAAATGGGAGCGCCTGACGGTGGCTGACGCCTTAGAGACGGTGCAGTTTGAGGATGGCCAGAAAATTGTGGTGCAGGGAGAGCCTGGCGATGAGTTCTTCATCATCCTGGAGGTACACACCACCTTCTGCAAGCACTATTCAAACCCAGGGCATTTGGTTCGGCACGCAACCCAAATACCCTCTGATTAGGTCTACGTCAACGTCAGCGGAACTGTTGTTGTCTGTGAGATGAACCTGCGACGGTGAATGCAAACGAGAAACCAGAACTGGAGGAGCCTCCATGTCATGCACAGGGCTTGCACAGCCATGAAAAACCTGGAAAAGTCATGGAATTTTAAAATCGTGGGTTTGTTTTGGGCATAACGCATTTTGAGAAATACTcatatttaagtattttttcatcagtgtttgAGCAGGCATACAGTCACTCAGGTATGATCACAGATAAAGTAGCCTGCAGTTGTATGTTGTCTTGCCTGGAGTGACATCCATTCTACGTCTTATCCTCCTGTTATACTATGCGTTATGTGTAACCATATTGAAAGAAATTCCCCTTTTAGAATAACTTCTCAACACACTAGCAGAACAATATCAGtggaaaatgataaaatgatgtTGCGGTAGATGAATCTTGTCACCGCTAACATGGTAACAGCTAAACCGGGACTTATAATCAGTCCTTCTGCATCTTGGACCTGGATTTTCTGAAAGTTGATTTCTGTGACATGTAGTTCAAGGTGTCTCTTGTTGTGCCGTCAGGGGACAGCAGCGGTGCTTCAGAGGCGGTCAGAGGACGAGGAATTTGTGGAGGTTGGCAGACTCGGACCCTCAGATTACTTTGGTGAGTCAGACCAACCCTGACAGAAATCTGTCATCTTACAGTAGAGGCACTTTTTCCAGTGTGACCAGCTAGCTGCTGACATTGTCTTCCTGGATGGGCGCTAGCATTGGATGCATGGTGTGTGTCAAAGCGGGGCATCATCAGCAGTCTCATGCCTGTGTGAACCTTGTGTGATGTCttttctaaccccccccccccccctcccctctctctcaggtgaGATCGCCCTGTTGATGAACCGGCCCCGTGCTGCCACTGTTGTTGCATGCGGACCCCTCAAGTGTGTCAAACTGGACCGGCCAAGGTTCGAGCGAGTCCTGGGTCCCTGCTCTGACATCTTGAAGAGAAACATTGAGCAGTACAACAGCTTcgtttccctctctgtctgagctTGTCAGCACACAgaccctcccctcctttcctctacTGCAGGGCTTTTTTCCTCctacttcttctctctctcacatatgTTACAACACCCACAAGATCCCTTCAATACTGttattcctcttttttttattttattttatttctcatttattttatttgtgtctaTGTCCTCAGACGTTTTGAGGTCAGAGGGGTTGCGTCATCACCTGGAGCTGATATTCCAATACCAAATAGTGCGTACACTTTGAACGcacagctgaaatgaaatgagatgaaatgaaatgtggtgTCCCcgtgactgactgtgtgttcacactgcgAGTTCAGAGGTCAGCTACATTCTAAAAGAACTGAGAGCTGAACAGGACATGTAAAGGCAATTCTATGTATGCTGATAAATAGGTCATTAATATGGGAATATTTGTATGAAATACACAGATGACATGAATCTAGATATCATGTGAAGCATTATATAGTCACAATGAAACGTAGTGTAGATGAAATAGCCAAATTAAGACAggatataaaatagaaataggGATTCATTTGTTCCACAGTCTGATTTGTTGGATGGCAAATGAGCACCCGAAAATATTGCTACATTATCAGTTTTACGGTATTAAGTCCGACGTGTTGTCAGTGTGAATGCACAGCTAGTGGCTTAGTTTTGGCTGTGGAGCTCTTCAGTGTTCACAGAGATGCTGTGCCAGATGCTGACCAGGGAAGGCTTTGCGTTTTCGAAGCGGTACGCCAAACATTTTTATCTGTgttagctgctgctgtcttctgtttgtggaggggtttttaaatttttttttattttaagccatgctagctgcGGGGGttctagggatggcagtgttggtcaGTTGATCCACAGCTTTGGTCTGGGCTGAAATATCTCTGCAACTATTTAGATACATTCGCCATAGAAATGTGGTGgtccatacccccccccccttcaagaGGACCTTTGGGGATCCTCTCGACTTTTCTTCTAGCCccccatcatcaggtcaacatttcaacGTATCCAgtactttgctttatgaccaaaaacccgcagaactaatgacattcccatcagcctcagctcgacttattagcaaatgttaacatgctaacatgctaagctacGGTGGCAAACatctgctgaacatcagcatgttatcatTGTCGTTGAGACTGTGTTAGCATACgggtgttagcatttagctcaaagcgccgcTGTTCCCGAAGTACAGCCTGACAGCTAGCAAGGCTATATAGACTCttaagtcttgttttttttctcttcagtatTTGTTGTCCTGGTGTAGACCCACCTTTCTTAAAGGGTTGCCATGACCTTGATCTACTTACTTTTCTTGTATCTTGTTACACAGTGTGACAGAAGTACCAGTACCAGCCATACACCTACAGTATGGAGGATGTTTTTAGcaggaagagaaatgagaaggataaaaaaaaaaaactaaatgcacaatttattttcagttaaactttaccattttgataattttccatgttgttttatGGTTTTGCTTTGTCATTACCCATTGCTAATTTTAAATTGAGCTTttcaatttaaacatttcaggTTCCTCCATTTCACTGAAGGTTTTCAGACTGCTCTTTCAGCATGATCtcatttttgtatttcctgtttgtttttaacatctaATTGATAATAGAGTAAATAGGaatgattacattttcacattttccttttaaatgcaATTATATTTCTGGGTTGAAATATTCCCCATATTTAGTTGGCAGTGTTTGTT
The sequence above is a segment of the Enoplosus armatus isolate fEnoArm2 chromosome 17, fEnoArm2.hap1, whole genome shotgun sequence genome. Coding sequences within it:
- the prkar1aa gene encoding cAMP-dependent protein kinase type I-alpha regulatory subunit, which codes for MASSSTSSEEERSLRECEQYVQKHNIQQLLKDCIIQLCTARPDRPMAFLRDYFKRLEKEEALQMASQQKSSSRSDSREDEVSPPMNPVVRGRSRRGAISAEVYTEEDAASYVRKVIPKDYKSMAALAKAMEKNVLFAHLDDNERSDIFDAMFSVNYIAGETVIQQGDEGDNFYVIDQGEMDVYVNNEWVTNIGEGGSFGELALIYGTPRAASVRAKSNVKLWGIDRDSYRRILMGSTLRKRKMYEEFLSKVSILESLDKWERLTVADALETVQFEDGQKIVVQGEPGDEFFIILEGTAAVLQRRSEDEEFVEVGRLGPSDYFGEIALLMNRPRAATVVACGPLKCVKLDRPRFERVLGPCSDILKRNIEQYNSFVSLSV